The Populus nigra chromosome 4, ddPopNigr1.1, whole genome shotgun sequence genome contains the following window.
ATGCACTTTGTTTCTCGGTCTTTACCATAATTAATAGACACATACATGCTATATCTTATCACTCCTTGCTTGCATTGCAACCATTGACATCAAAGCGCAAACAGCACAAATCACAAACTAGTGATATATAGAACctaaattaactcaattaattaaCCCTTCAAAACAACCAGTGAGGAGTTTTTTTCTCAACCTTTTTCTCCTTGATAGTATCCAAGCTGGGCTTCCAAGTCCCTTTACCAGAAAGCTGCCTACTCAAATACTCGGGCCTACTCTCAGAAATCTCTGTTAACTCGGAATCATAATTCTCCATGGCTGGCTTCTCCTCCACGTGACATTCCTTCTTTTGCATAACAAATATTTGCTCCTCTCCAGTTCCAGAAGGGCATATCCTAGCAAATAAAGGGAAAAACCTTGACGATGATAGAAGGGACCGTGACCTTAAAACCGAGTTTGCACTCAAAAGAACACGCCTCGCTTCCCCTGATGACAATGATGCTGGTTTCCCTCGCTTAATGGGCAGCATTAGGTACACCTTCTTCAAGTCTAGCCTCTTGTCAGCAGGCAATGGTGCTGGCCTTTTTTCAGTAAAATCCGAGTGAAACTCGACCACGACTTGCTGTGGATACTCCAGCATTAGCTCAGCCGCTGTAAGGGGCGTGTCAAACTCAAAAACCCTGCCATCCCATAGAATCACTCTCCCAGTCCCAGCAGCAGAGCTTGATGAATTGGGGTATGTGATGTAGTTTCCCATTTCAAGTAGAGAAGAAAAACTTCATGCAAGTGGAAGTAGCTAGCTAGGGAGGTTAGTTTTTGGGGGTTCTTATTGAGCCGTGTGTGGGGAAAGTGAGAGGTGTTTGTTAAACCGCTCCATCTTGTGACGGATGCAATGGTGGAATTGGTagtaaacaaaaaattagaTCAAGTGGGTGCTCGAGGTATGTTTAATCCAAAGTGTTTGACCTGTTACAGGTATGTTAGGCTCGATCCGATCCTGGTGGATTCTATTGGACTTCGACTTGTCTGTGGGGTCACAAGAAGTGGCCTGTTAAAGTTTTTGTACCAAATGGTTTGAGGAAGTCAGAAGAACGGTTCAACTATAACTACATTaactaatttcttttaatatatgcaTGAGATAACGTAATGGAGGAGTAAAAACTGGACGGTCCATTCCACCTACAAGTCATGACCTCACGGGTATCTAAAATATGGCACGGGCATGCATGCAATAGAATTGaaagcaacatttttttttttttggtggaaaagagaagaagaagaattgaatACACGGGAATGTAACTATTGCCCCATCATGTGAAGGTGTACAGTCTATAGACTTGAGAGATGTGTctctttttttgtatgaaaacaAGGGATACGAAGtccttttttatatgtaaacgTCAAGTAATTCGTGAGCAAATAgcaaacatcaataaaaaaaattaacaaaaacttaaaaggGATTGCTGTTTCGATATAGCCAGTAGAAAACATGATTCAAATAgtgcttctcttttctttttttcagtccttattttttttccttttttttcattcttttttctcaattaatccctttatattagattgatttaggattgtattttgttatttgttttggttggCTTGATATTAGATGCTCGcggtcataaaaaaaaaatttgactccCAGATTATGCTTGATTtggtaaaattaaattgaattaaaacaaatgaagttatgaggactaaatttgaatACTAGAAAGTTTTGAGCCTTTTTCTTGCAAACATCAAATAGTGAAATGCACGGTCAGGGAAGAGATtcaaccctttttcttttttgatctcttgatttttttttaacttgatccTTTTActtgaagtattttttagatTGGACTTGATAGTTTATTTTAGTCTAAATAAGAAGACCCCACAATATCGAGAAAAGATTATGACGTTGTTTGATGCTAGGTTTTACAGGGAAAAACATACAATTTTATtgatctaaaataattaacGCTTgagggatcaaaattgaaaaaaaaattctagggACTGAAAAAGATGGCAAGGAAAGCGTCTTCTATTTGGCATGTAACGCATGTGTTAGCATGTGAGAAGAGGTCATCATGCTCTGGTGTCGTGTGTGGCCTCTTCTGGTGGTTCCAAACCGTCGTCTGTGGTTGTGTTAGAATAGTCACTACAAGATCTTTTCATGGGTAGTGCGTGTTCATGATGGAGAAACAGTGAGGCTCCAaagaccttttattttttctctcctctctccctgGAGTTCGCACTGGTTTGCCAAAGTTAAAAGATgtccttccatttttttatatccaattccctcaatagtttttttattgttgtttgtttggttttaaatcctctttttaattaattttattttttaattttgtccctcagcatttgatttaattttattttaagaaaaaaaatacctacaGCATATTATGTTTTACTCCAAATTACATTTTGTCTCTATGTTTttgtaaattacaaaaaa
Protein-coding sequences here:
- the LOC133692780 gene encoding uncharacterized protein LOC133692780; the protein is MGNYITYPNSSSSAAGTGRVILWDGRVFEFDTPLTAAELMLEYPQQVVVEFHSDFTEKRPAPLPADKRLDLKKVYLMLPIKRGKPASLSSGEARRVLLSANSVLRSRSLLSSSRFFPLFARICPSGTGEEQIFVMQKKECHVEEKPAMENYDSELTEISESRPEYLSRQLSGKGTWKPSLDTIKEKKVEKKTPHWLF